The genomic segment CAAATGACCAAGTCGAATATCTCGTGACTCTTCTTCTGCACAAAACTGTGATTGTCAAATTTGAGTACCAAAGCATCTCTGAGGGTGTTCACTATGTCACACTCTATGGAGAGGAAAATGCAAACATCAACACCTTGTTTGGCTCCAAGGAAAGCTGTTTGCTGGATTATGTGAAAGCATTTGAACATTATGCCATCCAGAGTTCTGCATGCAGCCACATTAATGCAGAAAGAAAccttacaacatatttcactcaTGTTGAGGCTGCTGAGGAAAAAGTAGGTAAGGGAAGAGCGGAGAAGCTCCCAGTTGAAGAAATGTCTGTCAGCTCCTCATATGTGGCAACTGTTCAACATGTAATTGACCCATCAGAGTTTTGGATCCAAACACAACACTATGCACATGAGTTTGATGAACTGATGGAGGATATCAATGATTTCTACAAAGGTTCATCAAATAATGGTCTGAGAAATCCAAGTGTTGGGATGTACTGTGCTGCCAAAGCAGAAGATGgttacttttatagagcaaCTGTGGCTGAAATTACTGAAACAAAAGCCAAGGTGTTTTTTGTTGATTATGGAAACACAGAAGTGGTTGACCAGTTTGACATCAAGAGCCTTCCTGACAAGTTTAAAAAACTGCCATGTTTTGCTGTAAAATGCTTCCTGGCTGGTGTCAGGCCAAAAGATGGGAGATGGAGCCAAAGTTCCTGTAATTATTTCAAAACAGCAGTCACAGATAAAATACTGAATGTAtatgtgacagaaaaatgtgaGGATAGCTATGCTGTCCAACTGTTGGATTCCAAagcagagggagaaaaagaTGTTCGTACACTGATGTGTAGCTCTGGTCTTGCTGAAAGGGCTGAGACGCAGAGACAACTCAAACCCACAACCGCCAAGCAACCTGCTGTTCTTTGTAAGACACAACTTCCAGAAACTAGACTTTCTAGTGTatcaaagaaaaaggaaatcaCTCTCCAGCCTCAAAAGACTTCTGGCTCTTCTGGTGATGAAAGACGAACTCCTTCATTCAAGGAGTACATGTTTACCATTGGACGTGTTCTTGATGTCACTGTGTCCTGCATCAACAGCCCAAATGACTTCTGGTGCCAGCTAGTGCAAAATGCAGGGCACTTGAAATTGCTTATGCATAACTTACAGACCTACTATGCAAACAGTGAGTTTGAGCCGTTTGTAGAAACAGCTTGCGTTGCACGCCATCCTCACAATAGAATGTGGTATAGGGCCCTTGTTATTCACAAACATGAAACtcatgttgatgttttgtttgttgactATGGCCAAACAGAGGCAGTTTCCCTATATGACCTCAGGAAGATCTGTCCAGAATTCCTAATTCTGCGGGGCCAAGCTTTTCGATGCAGTCTTTTAAACCCTGCTGATCCCACGTCTGCCACAAATAAATGGAATGATGAAGCAATAGCAAAATTCTATAGCTTTGTAGAGATGGCCACATCCAAGTTCATAGCTTTGAAGTGCACCATATATGCTATCATGTACAGTGAGCAGAAGATTGTTTTCAACATTGTGGCTCTAGAAACTCCGTTTGAGAGCATTGCCACCAGTATGATGAATCTAGTCCAAGGGTCATCACCCATGACAGTCACAGGGCCATCTTTCAGGCTGGACACATACTATTACTCTACACACCATGTAAAAACTGGAACAGAAGAAGAGGTCTTAGTGACATGTGTGAACAGCGTCAGTCAGTTCTACTGCCAGCTTGAGAGaaatgctgatgtgattaaaaatCTCAAGGAAAAAGTGAACAGTATCTGCCATAAACTGGTGAATGTAACAGTCCCGACAGTCTTTGGAACTTTGTGCTTTGCGAAGTACACAGATGGGCAGTGGTACAGAGGACAGATCAAGACCACAAAGCCTGTGATAAAAGTTCATTTTGTGGATTATGGTGACACAATTGAGGTGGAAAAATCAGACTTGCTTCCAATTCCCAAAGAGGCAAATAACATAATGTCTGTACCTGTACAAGCAGTTATGTGCAGCCTTTCTGATATCCCCGAGGATGTTTGCAGCAAAGTGAACCATTGGTTTGAAATGAATGCAACAGATTGCAGATTTCAAGCACTTATAGTGGCCAGAGAACCTGATGGAAAACTGCTTGTTGAGCTGTATCATGGTAAAACTCAGATTAATTCACAGCTGAAGAAGATGTCTCAGGTTGAGATGCACAGAGAAGAGCAGATTCTCCAACAGGGTCGGATAGCTTTCAAAGGTTGCGCAACTCAAGCACTCAAGACTCCAATAGTTGCCttaaaaaaagcagcagaaacaaaagaTCACAATCTAACCTTCAGGAAGAATGATAGTAACCAAACGCCTGCACATGAAATTGGGGATTCTGGCTTGTCCATGCAAACTGCAAAAATGCCTTTAAGCCACGTttgtgaaaatgctcaaaaggTAAAAGCTGCTCCGTTGAAGCTTTACAAACCTCCACACCAAAGGCAGGCATGTGAAAGTGCACCTGATAAGGCAAAAAATGGTTCTGAGGTAGTTTGCAATATCAAATCAAGAAAAGAGAGTCTCTTTAGTCAAACTAAAGAGCTTTTTAAGACCACCTCATCTGGCAGAGAATCTCTTGGAAAAAATGATGCTGCAAGCCTCCCTAAACTTTCAGACCTTCCCTCAAAAGATATCACATCAGGCATGGAAGCAGATGTGTATGTCTCACACTGCAACAGCCCACTGAGTTTCTATGTACAGCTTGTTAAAGAAGAGGATGAGATATTTTCTCTGGTGGACAAGCTCAATAATCCCCTGTCCATCCCCCTAACTCTGGACATCACGGATCTGCAGACAGGTGACCTTGTTCAAGCAGAGTTTCCAGATGATTCCTCATGGTACCGAGCCTTTGTAAAAGAAATCCACAATAACATGACGGTTATTGTGGAGTTTGTTGATTTTGGAAATACTACAACACTACCAATTTCTAAGATCGCCCGACTTGACAAATATTTTCTGGATCTTCCTGCGTACAGCATACATTGTATGCTGAGTGATGCTGTAGCTCTTGGAATGGAAGAAGTTTCTGATCCAACAGTGATGTCGTCTTTTAAAGAAGACATTGGTGGAAACGGAGAAAAGGTACTCAAATGCCAATTTATTAAGCAGTCCGGATCCATTTGGGAAGTCATTCTCGAGGACGGAGTTGTGAATGTCATTTGTAAAGTATCGGCAAGATGTACAACTGATGATGTTAACATCATTGTAGGAAAAATTGAGCAAGCTGAGGAAAAGCCTGGGCAGACCTCTGATACCGGACAaatgtcagaaaacacacaagagccCACACAGAACAACAACTCTCATAATTACCGCCAGCAAGAAGTTGTGGAGGGGCAAACATTAGAGGGCTACATCACTGCTGTAAATGATAATCTGACATTTTGTTGTCAGCCAGTGGACTCAGAAGAATTTGTAAAGTTAACATCGGTTGTCTCAGCAGAAGTTGGGGATGCAGATCACAAGTGGGCAGATCCAGACACTCTAACCCCTGGCCGCCCATGTATTGCTCTTTTTTCAGACAATCGTTCTTGGCGCCGTGCAGAGGTTATTCATAAAGATGGAGACATGCTGTCTGTTCGCTTTGTAGACTATGGAAACATCTCCCAAGTTAGTGTTACAGATGTAATGGAAATGCCCACCCACCTGA from the Antennarius striatus isolate MH-2024 chromosome 19, ASM4005453v1, whole genome shotgun sequence genome contains:
- the tdrd6 gene encoding tudor domain-containing 6; the protein is MSSIEVLPNRGSETTVLIKKVHLHPLCVLVEFWGKFSELRTADYECLAKEIQSPRNTFGETEGNPGDQCLVQVEGTWYRSRIVSRNGSKYTVFLIDKGMSYSTVLGNLAWGKKQHFSLPPEVEHCVLANVLPLSPDNRWSPVALEFLKSLSGKSVKAHVQDVLVQQRTFVLKIHCISKQMYEMGMAKKLSPDVFQDFVHMSNTEVEVSPETLQISTGAGELLHKEELFMYPELPEGTVETVIVTEVTNPQRIFCQLKVFSKELKKLSEQITKRYEGRTTNCIISPEMIGFPCAARGRDGKWYRSVVQQVFPACGVVEVLNVDYGTKEFVCMMNVKPLDAEFFRMPVVTYICSLYGITENGVGWTNDQVEYLVTLLLHKTVIVKFEYQSISEGVHYVTLYGEENANINTLFGSKESCLLDYVKAFEHYAIQSSACSHINAERNLTTYFTHVEAAEEKVGKGRAEKLPVEEMSVSSSYVATVQHVIDPSEFWIQTQHYAHEFDELMEDINDFYKGSSNNGLRNPSVGMYCAAKAEDGYFYRATVAEITETKAKVFFVDYGNTEVVDQFDIKSLPDKFKKLPCFAVKCFLAGVRPKDGRWSQSSCNYFKTAVTDKILNVYVTEKCEDSYAVQLLDSKAEGEKDVRTLMCSSGLAERAETQRQLKPTTAKQPAVLCKTQLPETRLSSVSKKKEITLQPQKTSGSSGDERRTPSFKEYMFTIGRVLDVTVSCINSPNDFWCQLVQNAGHLKLLMHNLQTYYANSEFEPFVETACVARHPHNRMWYRALVIHKHETHVDVLFVDYGQTEAVSLYDLRKICPEFLILRGQAFRCSLLNPADPTSATNKWNDEAIAKFYSFVEMATSKFIALKCTIYAIMYSEQKIVFNIVALETPFESIATSMMNLVQGSSPMTVTGPSFRLDTYYYSTHHVKTGTEEEVLVTCVNSVSQFYCQLERNADVIKNLKEKVNSICHKLVNVTVPTVFGTLCFAKYTDGQWYRGQIKTTKPVIKVHFVDYGDTIEVEKSDLLPIPKEANNIMSVPVQAVMCSLSDIPEDVCSKVNHWFEMNATDCRFQALIVAREPDGKLLVELYHGKTQINSQLKKMSQVEMHREEQILQQGRIAFKGCATQALKTPIVALKKAAETKDHNLTFRKNDSNQTPAHEIGDSGLSMQTAKMPLSHVCENAQKVKAAPLKLYKPPHQRQACESAPDKAKNGSEVVCNIKSRKESLFSQTKELFKTTSSGRESLGKNDAASLPKLSDLPSKDITSGMEADVYVSHCNSPLSFYVQLVKEEDEIFSLVDKLNNPLSIPLTLDITDLQTGDLVQAEFPDDSSWYRAFVKEIHNNMTVIVEFVDFGNTTTLPISKIARLDKYFLDLPAYSIHCMLSDAVALGMEEVSDPTVMSSFKEDIGGNGEKVLKCQFIKQSGSIWEVILEDGVVNVICKVSARCTTDDVNIIVGKIEQAEEKPGQTSDTGQMSENTQEPTQNNNSHNYRQQEVVEGQTLEGYITAVNDNLTFCCQPVDSEEFVKLTSVVSAEVGDADHKWADPDTLTPGRPCIALFSDNRSWRRAEVIHKDGDMLSVRFVDYGNISQVSVTDVMEMPTHLMETPPKAILCELQGFGDSCGSWDRGAVDHFSVMTADKVLQLTITGVAMEGGQLKSFVHVEYEGQVINEAMKTWWKTSMTEVRPGVLGSTTSYKPNLQCQPGVKDTAPPKDQLEYTESHETGTAVDHFQPRREHNDEQSDDKLFDFKTAEVPEVACSYYEDSTVDFPGEKRDSIDSEDSLITEIDLPRMTEMPKYTDSKDVNIVSLLMVSDDSDIEEYMFLPLERKGDTDILNISCDKIEMETDGSMQEEGDSVMDPVGSDPLRKLLDESLVENLAESLVGEVHTDGVEGSFDVTHFSDPEKWRDLERIVEESIFSCTSAAKMVPREEACPRVVSKDLKLVELCVLKSVNVIIDSLPEQDIDATNGILKEAVSCVATQFEHEVMAEETLDYQEDVLSVLPADHDTAYSGPQVCTDPILDLVYGVGGLIHNVEEAGLTDICTGADEPTDDAAVSSATDDCHLSEITEELILNESLLPCGDPPHKLIIAQPHEAEPQTNTDPCPDFVNLVEEVTSLVRQISLTDDCRDAQHSKTEESDQLVHTPSPQAEDFGSGELEEDLLLADDFEAQLTSTTHLSLKINDWSADTLTDVQQKE